In Camarhynchus parvulus chromosome Z, STF_HiC, whole genome shotgun sequence, a genomic segment contains:
- the GCNT4 gene encoding beta-1,3-galactosyl-O-glycosyl-glycoprotein beta-1,6-N-acetylglucosaminyltransferase 4 gives MKRRKWSYKCPSRRKILILCVTGWLIALLKLLHVERHFFPSRGIYLVEHFLSTSSYVRNRYSYPRNEFQYEINCSSIYEQDPHEIGKSLEIRRKEIVDLADEDVVAMTSDCHVYRSLRKYQLKPVSPEEESFPIAYSLVVHKDAAMVERLIHSLYSRQNIYCIHYDQKAAKNFKSALNNLAKCFPNIFIASKLETVDYAHISRLQADFNCLSDLMDSPVPWKYVINLCGQDFPLRSNFELVAELKKLGGGNMLETSKPSSSKRERFTYHYELMKVPYEYMQMPVKTNISKNPPPHDIEIFVGSAYFVLSREFIQYTLESSLAKDFFEWSRDTYSPDEHFWATLVRVPGVPGEVPRSSQDVTDLQSKTRLVKWNYLEDYLYPPCTGTHLRSVCIYGAGELRWLLNYGHWFANKIDSKVDPVLVKCLAEKVAEQQKEWVHLSSDEHFLHLSSTNALT, from the coding sequence atgAAGAGACGCAAGTGGTCCTACAAATGTCCCTCACGAAGGAAGATCTTGATTCTGTGTGTTACTGGGTGGCTGATTGCGCTGCTGAAGCTCCTCCATGTCGAAAGacacttttttccctctagAGGCATTTACTTAGTTGAGCACTTCTTGAGCACTTCTTCTTATGTTAGAAACAGATATTCATACCCTAGAAATGAGTTCCAGTATGAAATTAATTGTTCATCTATATATGAACAAGATCCTCATGAAATTGGCAAGAGTTTGGAgataagaagaaaagaaatagttgATTTAGCTGATGAAGATGTTGTAGCAATGACAAGTGACTGTCATGTGTATCGTTCACTTAGGAAATACCAGTTAAAACCTGTTTCTCCAGAGGAGGAGAGTTTTCCAATTGCCTATTCTTTGGTTGTTCACAAAGATGCAGCAATGGTAGAAAGGCTCATACATTCATTGTACAGTCGtcaaaatatttactgcatTCATTATGatcaaaaagcagcaaaaaatttCAAATCTGCTTTGAACAATCTAGCTAAATGcttcccaaatattttcattgcatCAAAATTGGAGACAGTGGACTATGCACATATTTCACGTCTGCAAGCAGATTTCAATTGTTTGTCTGATTTGATGGACTCTCCAGTTCCTTGGAAGTATGTTATCAATTTGTGTGGCCAAGATTTCCCTTTGAGATCAAATTTCGAGTTGGTTGCTGAACTGAAGAAACTTGGTGGAGGAAACATGCTGGAAACTTCAAAGCCAAGCAGTAGCAAAAGAGAACGATTTACTTATCACTATGAACTTATGAAAGTGCCTTATGAATACATGCAGATGCCTGTAAAAACCAACATTTCCAAGAATCCGCCACCTCATGATATTGAGATATTTGTAGGCAGTGCCTATTTTGTTTTAAGCCGAGAATTTATTCAATATACCCTTGAAAGCTCGCttgcaaaagatttttttgagtGGTCAAGGGACACATACTCTCCAGATGAACATTTCTGGGCCACACTTGTACGTGTCCCCGGCGTCCCTGGGGAAGTTCCAAGGTCATCCCAGGATGTAACAGACTTACAAAGCAAAACTCGTCTGGTGAAATGGAATTATCTTGAAGACTATTTGTATCCTCCCTGCACTGGTACCCACCTTCGCAGTGTCTGCATCTATGGGGCTGGAGAATTAAGGTGGCTTCTGAATTACGGACACTGGTTTGCCAACAAGATTGACTCCAAAGTAGATCCTGTCCTGGTAAAGTGCTTGGCAGAAAAGGTGGCAGAACAACAGAAGGAGTGGGTGCATTTGTCCTCTGATGAGCACTTTCTGCACTTAAGTTCTACAAATGCCTTGACATAG